The candidate division KSB1 bacterium DNA window GTTTTTCTAATTCTACGACCAATTCCTCAGGTCTGATCGCGTTTTCAATGAAATGTAAGTTATTCATGACCTGAAAAATAGCCTACGGTTAATGATATTTCTTGACGTCAACTGAAGAGGAACGTACCGTGCCATAGGCAGATGGTTCTCCCCAAATATTCTCCTTCACCCATTGCCCGTTTTCAATGCGCCAGACGCGCGGATCGCGGAAGGTATCGGCAATTTCCCAGAACTCATCTTCGGTCATGCCGACATAATCGAACCAGTAGTACAAATCGCTGGAGACTACATGGTCGTATTTGCGTACCATTTTTATACCCTCCTCACGACTCATATAACCAGACCGGATGTCTTTGCACGCATGGTCAGATGCGCGTCCATAACCAAATTTGATGAACTTTAACAAGTCATGCGCGCCGTTTTCATAGCGATCATCAAGATTTGAAAAGATGCGATACGTGCGTTCGAATGGCTTGGATGCCCACTCATGGCCATAAAGTTCTTTCATTAAATTGGCCTGGGTGTTTGCATCCCATTTCAGGAAGTTGCCCAGCGCAATCCCCCTGATGCCGACTTCCGCATATTCCTCGTCGCTTGGGAAGCGGAACATTTGCAGATCTTTCATGGTGAGGTTTTCTTTCTTATCCAGCATGTCATACCAGTCGAAGCCGTGGAGGTTATGTTCAACACGTATGCGCTGGCTGAACTCAACATAGTCATCTGGCGAAAACATACCCGATAAATCAGCCCAACCGACTTCGCCCCAAAGCATAAGCGGGATACGGTATTTGACGGCGATGTGAAATGGAACCGTGTTAATGCCGCAGTGTCCATGCCAGTTCATGTCACCCATTTTTTTGAAACCAATTCGGTTTAGCTTGAGCAATGTCTCTACACTCGGTCGGTAGACGATATGGTCACAATCAAGGACATCGCGTCCGCGATCGAGATTACGCTGGCCTTCTGGTAAATAATTATTGCCGTGATAAGTAACCAGCAGCGGATTCAAACCAAGTACATTTTTTGCAACATGCGCCTGATAGTAGCTGTCTTTGCCACCTCCAAACGGGATGACGCAATCATAATTACTGCCGTCTTTATTTCTATATGGCGCAACAAGCGCAAATAATTTCTCTTTCCGTAAAGCCCACTCTTCATCCGTTATCGCCTGGTATTCTTCTGCCACCTGGCACGCAGCACAGACACCGTCTTCATCAATGATCAGATTAACGGCTGCCATCGGGTAAACACATTTAGTACAGTATTGCATTGCCTTTCCTTAAAATCGTTTACTTGCCAGTCCAAAAGTCTTACTCCTTCAAACTAATCAGAGTCGAAGTTTAAGCAACTTCATAAAAAACATCATGCTTCGACTAAGTTTATCCCGAGTCTGACGAAGGGCTCAGCATGAAGCGTCCTGCAGTTTTTTACTTTTAAGACAGAACCCAAGATAGAGCTTGTTTTAATGTAACGCATGAGGCGCGAAGTATGGCGCGCAGACGCGCCATACCTCGTTGCTCTCCATGTGATCGTCGGGTTTTCTCATGGTTTCCTGAGAACACAGAAAACCGTCGTGGCACTGAGCTCCTCTTCCGTCATCTCTCGGAAACGACCGGCGACCTGTTTCATGAAGCCTTTGGGCATCTCCCTGATCCGGTTCTCATAACACAGGATCTCAAATCCTGCGCGTTCAAAATGGGGCCTGATTTCGCATGAACGCAAGCGATTGACCAGACCATCAGACCAGTCCTCCTCTTCGGCCAGGAAAGACCAGAAGTGATAGTCTGAACTGATGTATGCACGATGGTCGACAAGGTC harbors:
- a CDS encoding N-acetyl sugar amidotransferase, translated to MQYCTKCVYPMAAVNLIIDEDGVCAACQVAEEYQAITDEEWALRKEKLFALVAPYRNKDGSNYDCVIPFGGGKDSYYQAHVAKNVLGLNPLLVTYHGNNYLPEGQRNLDRGRDVLDCDHIVYRPSVETLLKLNRIGFKKMGDMNWHGHCGINTVPFHIAVKYRIPLMLWGEVGWADLSGMFSPDDYVEFSQRIRVEHNLHGFDWYDMLDKKENLTMKDLQMFRFPSDEEYAEVGIRGIALGNFLKWDANTQANLMKELYGHEWASKPFERTYRIFSNLDDRYENGAHDLLKFIKFGYGRASDHACKDIRSGYMSREEGIKMVRKYDHVVSSDLYYWFDYVGMTEDEFWEIADTFRDPRVWRIENGQWVKENIWGEPSAYGTVRSSSVDVKKYH